A window of Eriocheir sinensis breed Jianghai 21 chromosome 39, ASM2467909v1, whole genome shotgun sequence contains these coding sequences:
- the LOC127009088 gene encoding sodium-dependent phosphate transport protein 2B-like isoform X3 has translation MLNNKEDPRSIEQGHANVAFNGDEMVKAPEQRSMDKEKESRAKKDDPWAVPEMVDDSSKWGEMTTSEKVLRVCINTCKVMAVFVLLYFFICSLDFLSSAFRLIAGPTTGDIMSNQYIQNPVVGLMIGILVTVLVQSSSTSTSIIVSMVSAGILDVHDAIPMIMGSNIGTSVTNTIVSLTQVGDRNEFRRAFAGATVHDMFNWLAVITLLTIELATGMLEKLTGAIVDSDALSGGGGEVKILKYITEPFTNLVVQLDKDVLTHWSVGGCKMNSTTLIKTSCAKKSENITTDLSTLTTTTTTTVATIGTSTEASYVSCLTEPDGTCHFLFYDTSLTDMQIGIILLIASLIILCTALIIIVKILNSMMKGKMAVIIKKTINAEVPYIPWITGYIAILVGAFMTFIVQSSSIFTSTLTPLIGIGVITIERSYPLTLGSNIGTTTTALLASMAGSGSTLVDAIQIALVHLFFNIFGIMLFYPIPFMRFPIPLAKKLGETTAKYRWFAVLYLFVMFFFLPGFVFILSLGGPLVMGIVGIPLIVILGLAVIINVIQAKKRSILPKFLQTWDWLPKPLHSLQPYDACCLSLPCCKSCREANNDDDLSQVEVTKENAADNPAFESTDTKF, from the exons GGGCACGCCAATGTCGCCTTCAACGGGGACGAGATGGTGAAGGCGCCGGAGCAGAGGAGcatggacaaggagaaggagagccGGGCCAAGAAAGACGACCCGTGGGCGGTGCCGGAGATGGTGGACGACAGCTCCAAGTGGGGGG AGATGACCACGTCGGAGAAGGTGCTGCGGGTGTGCATCAACACGTGCAAGGTGATGGCCGTGTTTGTGCTGCTCTACTTCTTTATCTGTTCCCTCGACTTCCTCTCCTCCGCCTTCAGACTCATCGCCGGACCCACGACGG GTGACATCATGTCCAACCAGTACATCCAGAACCCCGTCGTGGGCCTGATGATCGGCATCCTGGTGACGGTGCTGGTgcagtcctcctccacctccacctccatcatcgTGTCCATGGTGTCGGCAGGCA TTTTGGACGTGCACGACGCCATCCCGATGATCATGGGCTCCAACATCGGCACCTCCGTCACCAACACCATCGTGTCCTTGACGCAG GTTGGCGATCGTAACGAGTTCCGGAGAGCCTTTGCCGGCGCGACCGTCCACGACATGTTCAACTGGCTGGCCGTGATCACCTTGCTCACCATCGAGCTGGCCACAG GCATGCTGGAGAAGCTGACCGGCGCCATCGTGGACTCTGACGCTCTGAGCGGGGGCGGCGGCGAGGTCAAGATCCTCAAGTACATCACCGAGCCCTTCACCAACCTTGTGGTTCAG CTGGACAAGGATGTGTTGACACACTGGAGCGTTGGAGGCTGCAAGATGAACTCTACCACTCTCATCAAGACAAGCTGTGCCAAGAAGAGCGAAAACATTACTACTGATCTTTCAACGCTCACAACAACCACTACAACCACGGTGGCCACTATTGGCACTTCCACTGAAGCAAGTTATGTGAGCTGCCTGACAGAGCCAGACGGCACCTGCCACTTCCTCTTCTACGACACCTCCCTCACAGACATGCAAATTGGAATCATTCTCTTGATTGCCTCTCTGATCATCCTCTGCACAgctctcatcatcatcgtcaagaTCCTCAATTCCATGATGAAGG GCAAAATGGCCGTCATCATCAAGAAGACCATCAATGCTGAGGTTCCCTACATCCCCTGGATCACCGGCTACATCGCCATCCTGGTGGGAGCGTTCATGACCTTCATCGTCCAGTCGtcctccattttcacctccacacTCACTCCTCTCATCG GTATTGGCGTGATAACCATTGAGCGGTCTTACCCCCTCACGCTGGGCAGCAACATTggaaccaccaccactgcactgctTGCGTCCATGGCCGGCAGTGGATCCACCCTTGTTGATGCCATCCAG atTGCTTTGGTCCATCTCTTCTTCAACATCTTTGGAATTATGCTCTTCTACCCGATCCCATTCATGAGGTTCCCGATCCCTCTCGCCAAGAAGCTCGGAGAGACGACAGCAAAGTATCGCTGGTTCGCCGTCCTGTACTTGTTCGTCATGTTCTTCTTCCTGCCTGGATttgtcttcatcctttcccttg GCGGCCCGCTGGTCATGGGTATCGTGGGCATCCCTCTCATCGTGATCCTGGGACTTGCTGTCATCATCAACGTTATCCAAGCCAAGAAAAGGAGCATACTGCCAAAATTCCTGCAGACCTGGGACTGGCTGCCCAAACCCCTGCACTCCCTCCAGCCCTATGATGCttgctgcctctccctcccctgctgCAAGTCATGTCGCGAGGCAAACAATGATGACGACCTGAGCCAAGTTGAGGTGACCAAAGAAAACGCAGCCGACAACCCAGCCTTTGAGAGCACAGACACCAAGTTCTGA
- the LOC127009088 gene encoding sodium-dependent phosphate transport protein 2B-like isoform X1, translating to MLNNKEDPRSIEQGHANVAFNGDEMVKAPEQRSMDKEKESRAKKDDPWAVPEMVDDSSKWGVDLRIDDTGKPWKEMTTSEKVLRVCINTCKVMAVFVLLYFFICSLDFLSSAFRLIAGPTTGDIMSNQYIQNPVVGLMIGILVTVLVQSSSTSTSIIVSMVSAGILDVHDAIPMIMGSNIGTSVTNTIVSLTQVGDRNEFRRAFAGATVHDMFNWLAVITLLTIELATGMLEKLTGAIVDSDALSGGGGEVKILKYITEPFTNLVVQLDKDVLTHWSVGGCKMNSTTLIKTSCAKKSENITTDLSTLTTTTTTTVATIGTSTEASYVSCLTEPDGTCHFLFYDTSLTDMQIGIILLIASLIILCTALIIIVKILNSMMKGKMAVIIKKTINAEVPYIPWITGYIAILVGAFMTFIVQSSSIFTSTLTPLIGIGVITIERSYPLTLGSNIGTTTTALLASMAGSGSTLVDAIQIALVHLFFNIFGIMLFYPIPFMRFPIPLAKKLGETTAKYRWFAVLYLFVMFFFLPGFVFILSLGGPLVMGIVGIPLIVILGLAVIINVIQAKKRSILPKFLQTWDWLPKPLHSLQPYDACCLSLPCCKSCREANNDDDLSQVEVTKENAADNPAFESTDTKF from the exons GGGCACGCCAATGTCGCCTTCAACGGGGACGAGATGGTGAAGGCGCCGGAGCAGAGGAGcatggacaaggagaaggagagccGGGCCAAGAAAGACGACCCGTGGGCGGTGCCGGAGATGGTGGACGACAGCTCCAAGTGGGGGG TGGACTTGAGGATCGATGACACAGGCAAACCGTGGAAAG AGATGACCACGTCGGAGAAGGTGCTGCGGGTGTGCATCAACACGTGCAAGGTGATGGCCGTGTTTGTGCTGCTCTACTTCTTTATCTGTTCCCTCGACTTCCTCTCCTCCGCCTTCAGACTCATCGCCGGACCCACGACGG GTGACATCATGTCCAACCAGTACATCCAGAACCCCGTCGTGGGCCTGATGATCGGCATCCTGGTGACGGTGCTGGTgcagtcctcctccacctccacctccatcatcgTGTCCATGGTGTCGGCAGGCA TTTTGGACGTGCACGACGCCATCCCGATGATCATGGGCTCCAACATCGGCACCTCCGTCACCAACACCATCGTGTCCTTGACGCAG GTTGGCGATCGTAACGAGTTCCGGAGAGCCTTTGCCGGCGCGACCGTCCACGACATGTTCAACTGGCTGGCCGTGATCACCTTGCTCACCATCGAGCTGGCCACAG GCATGCTGGAGAAGCTGACCGGCGCCATCGTGGACTCTGACGCTCTGAGCGGGGGCGGCGGCGAGGTCAAGATCCTCAAGTACATCACCGAGCCCTTCACCAACCTTGTGGTTCAG CTGGACAAGGATGTGTTGACACACTGGAGCGTTGGAGGCTGCAAGATGAACTCTACCACTCTCATCAAGACAAGCTGTGCCAAGAAGAGCGAAAACATTACTACTGATCTTTCAACGCTCACAACAACCACTACAACCACGGTGGCCACTATTGGCACTTCCACTGAAGCAAGTTATGTGAGCTGCCTGACAGAGCCAGACGGCACCTGCCACTTCCTCTTCTACGACACCTCCCTCACAGACATGCAAATTGGAATCATTCTCTTGATTGCCTCTCTGATCATCCTCTGCACAgctctcatcatcatcgtcaagaTCCTCAATTCCATGATGAAGG GCAAAATGGCCGTCATCATCAAGAAGACCATCAATGCTGAGGTTCCCTACATCCCCTGGATCACCGGCTACATCGCCATCCTGGTGGGAGCGTTCATGACCTTCATCGTCCAGTCGtcctccattttcacctccacacTCACTCCTCTCATCG GTATTGGCGTGATAACCATTGAGCGGTCTTACCCCCTCACGCTGGGCAGCAACATTggaaccaccaccactgcactgctTGCGTCCATGGCCGGCAGTGGATCCACCCTTGTTGATGCCATCCAG atTGCTTTGGTCCATCTCTTCTTCAACATCTTTGGAATTATGCTCTTCTACCCGATCCCATTCATGAGGTTCCCGATCCCTCTCGCCAAGAAGCTCGGAGAGACGACAGCAAAGTATCGCTGGTTCGCCGTCCTGTACTTGTTCGTCATGTTCTTCTTCCTGCCTGGATttgtcttcatcctttcccttg GCGGCCCGCTGGTCATGGGTATCGTGGGCATCCCTCTCATCGTGATCCTGGGACTTGCTGTCATCATCAACGTTATCCAAGCCAAGAAAAGGAGCATACTGCCAAAATTCCTGCAGACCTGGGACTGGCTGCCCAAACCCCTGCACTCCCTCCAGCCCTATGATGCttgctgcctctccctcccctgctgCAAGTCATGTCGCGAGGCAAACAATGATGACGACCTGAGCCAAGTTGAGGTGACCAAAGAAAACGCAGCCGACAACCCAGCCTTTGAGAGCACAGACACCAAGTTCTGA
- the LOC127009087 gene encoding UV-stimulated scaffold protein A-like, with protein sequence MDSDRQAAHLKHLVEELTTSGKDSLDEEKFKKVKKICKQSDNYIIELYRLITKQLRKQHAEIRYSAFQICDEIFRRSHIFRELLLKDFLKFVDLVLGLDPKQPLPKPDSVARKLKQKSVEAIQYWQDHFGEGYLALQRAYRYLRDCKKVDFAELTARTEAERQRAEEERQRAEEIKNKKCEKIKKDLEESSQEIQDSIVQFNNCFKLLIPDVHDFFIPLSEDASEGGGFMLDSEGDGEDKVLSDNNEETEENFEYGSELMRGHGIMKGVNVQIDLESVRKVQRSADNEIVIENLKEYVSILRTKLLPRVRRWEDIIKPYSEGNEALIKAIIDRKVVIQNCVKKFESLNIIKKEKPKESTAKEDLDDDSDDDNDFIEVGFEDPRVVSATTSEAALLGMTKASSSTSSSAQPDDPDNQPSSSGWSGSSQQPPCAGRGSTKIKASIRSPDEYLGKGAAPPKRLHNPLAGLSQVWTATADLHEQDDIQATGGILGIATQRVNYERTWEPVKWACRAPLKTGQLCPRRDRDKCPFHGPIIPRDEAGNPLRPEDAAKEKAAREQYERDHPAWQDPQLLAELKAATGVDLKVEKGRRKRKRKYENLTDLKKTTPRERLAKQIFSHKAVRRLNAALASETKAAPNTSTDFRF encoded by the coding sequence ATGGACAGTGATCGGCAGGCTGCCCACCTGAAGCACTTGGTGGAGGAGTTGACGACCTCAGGAAAGGACAGCCTCGATGAAGAGAAAttcaagaaagtgaaaaaaatctgCAAGCAATCGGACAATTATATCATAGAACTATACAGACTCATCACCAAGCAACTCAGGAAGCAACATGCAGAGATACGATACAGTGCCTTTCAGATTTGTGACGAGATATTTAGAAGATCTCACATCTTTCGAGAGTTACTTCTGAAAGACTTTTTGAAGTTCGTGGACCTTGTCTTAGGCCTAGACCCAAAACAGCCCCTTCCAAAGCCTGATTCTGTGGCCAGGAAGCTCAAGCAGAAGAGTGTTGAGGCCATTCAGTACTGGCAGGACCATTTTGGCGAGGGTTATTTGGCACTGCAGCGAGCTTATAGATATTTAAGGGATTGCAAGAAAGTTGATTTTGCTGAACTTACAGCCAGAActgaggcagagaggcagagagcagaggaggaaagacaaagggcagaggaaataaaaaacaagaaatgtgagaaaataaaaaaggacctTGAAGAAAGTTCCCAGGAAATACAGGACAGTATAGTTCAGTTTAATAATTGTTTTAAGTTGCTCATTCCAGATGTTCAcgactttttcattcctctcagtGAGGACGCCTCTGAAGGGGGAGGATTCATGCTGGACTCTGAAGGTGATGGTGAGGATAAGGTGCTGAGTGATAACAatgaggaaacggaagaaaacTTTGAATATGGTTCTGAATTGATGCGCGGCCACGGAATAATGAAAGGAGTGAACGTTCAGATTGACTTAGAGAGTGTTAGAAAGGTGCAGAGATCTGCAGATAACGAGATAGTGATAGAAAACCTTAAAGAATATGTTTCCATCTTGAGGACAAAGCTGTTGCCTAGGGTTAGGAGGTGGGAGGACATCATTAAGCCTTACAGTGAAGGCAACGAAGCGCTAATTAAAGCAATCATTGACCGCAAGGTAGTCATCCAAAACTGTGTGAAAAAATTTGAATCGCTAAACATTATCAAGAAAGAAAAACCGAAGGAAAGCACAGCTAAAGAAGAtcttgatgatgatagtgatgatgataatgacttcATTGAGGTAGGTTTTGAGGACCCAAGGGTGGTGAGCGCCACTACCTCTGAGGCTGCTCTGTTGGGGATGACCAAGGCCTCATCCAGCACCTCATCCTCTGCCCAGCCTGACGACCCTGACAACCAACCGTCATCCTCTGGCTGGTCAGGCTCTTCACAGCAGCCGCCGTGTGCGGGGCGCGGCAGCACAAAAATTAAGGCAAGCATCAGGTCGCCCGATGAGTATCTTGGTAAGGGAGCCGCCCCACCCAAGCGCCTGCACAACCCCCTTGCAGGACTCAgccaggtgtggacggccacGGCTGATTTACATGAGCAGGATGACATTCAGGCCACAGGAGGCATTTTGGGGATTGCCACCCAGAGGGTAAATTATGAACGCACTTGGGAACCTGTTAAGTGGGCTTGCCGAGCACCTCTCAAGACAGGGCAGCTGTGTCCACGCCGAGACAGGGATAAATGTCCCTTCCACGGCCCCATCATTCCTCGTGATGAGGCAGGCAACCCTCTGCGCCCGGAGGATGCAGCCAAGGAGAAGGCAGCAAGGGAGCAGTACGAGAGGGACCACCCAGCATGGCAGGACCCGCAGCTCCTGGCAGAGCTGAAGGCTGCCACCGGTGTGGACCtcaaggtggagaagggaaggcggAAGCgaaaacgaaaatatgaaaaTTTGACAGACTTAAAGAAAACTACACCCAGGGAGAGACTCGCCAAGCAGATCTTTAGCCACAAAGCAGTGAGGAGGCTGAACGCTGCCCTGGCCAGCGAAACAAAGGCAGCGCCCAACACCTCCACGGACTTCAGGTTTTAG
- the LOC127009088 gene encoding sodium-dependent phosphate transport protein 2B-like isoform X2, whose product MSGHANVAFNGDEMVKAPEQRSMDKEKESRAKKDDPWAVPEMVDDSSKWGVDLRIDDTGKPWKEMTTSEKVLRVCINTCKVMAVFVLLYFFICSLDFLSSAFRLIAGPTTGDIMSNQYIQNPVVGLMIGILVTVLVQSSSTSTSIIVSMVSAGILDVHDAIPMIMGSNIGTSVTNTIVSLTQVGDRNEFRRAFAGATVHDMFNWLAVITLLTIELATGMLEKLTGAIVDSDALSGGGGEVKILKYITEPFTNLVVQLDKDVLTHWSVGGCKMNSTTLIKTSCAKKSENITTDLSTLTTTTTTTVATIGTSTEASYVSCLTEPDGTCHFLFYDTSLTDMQIGIILLIASLIILCTALIIIVKILNSMMKGKMAVIIKKTINAEVPYIPWITGYIAILVGAFMTFIVQSSSIFTSTLTPLIGIGVITIERSYPLTLGSNIGTTTTALLASMAGSGSTLVDAIQIALVHLFFNIFGIMLFYPIPFMRFPIPLAKKLGETTAKYRWFAVLYLFVMFFFLPGFVFILSLGGPLVMGIVGIPLIVILGLAVIINVIQAKKRSILPKFLQTWDWLPKPLHSLQPYDACCLSLPCCKSCREANNDDDLSQVEVTKENAADNPAFESTDTKF is encoded by the exons GGGCACGCCAATGTCGCCTTCAACGGGGACGAGATGGTGAAGGCGCCGGAGCAGAGGAGcatggacaaggagaaggagagccGGGCCAAGAAAGACGACCCGTGGGCGGTGCCGGAGATGGTGGACGACAGCTCCAAGTGGGGGG TGGACTTGAGGATCGATGACACAGGCAAACCGTGGAAAG AGATGACCACGTCGGAGAAGGTGCTGCGGGTGTGCATCAACACGTGCAAGGTGATGGCCGTGTTTGTGCTGCTCTACTTCTTTATCTGTTCCCTCGACTTCCTCTCCTCCGCCTTCAGACTCATCGCCGGACCCACGACGG GTGACATCATGTCCAACCAGTACATCCAGAACCCCGTCGTGGGCCTGATGATCGGCATCCTGGTGACGGTGCTGGTgcagtcctcctccacctccacctccatcatcgTGTCCATGGTGTCGGCAGGCA TTTTGGACGTGCACGACGCCATCCCGATGATCATGGGCTCCAACATCGGCACCTCCGTCACCAACACCATCGTGTCCTTGACGCAG GTTGGCGATCGTAACGAGTTCCGGAGAGCCTTTGCCGGCGCGACCGTCCACGACATGTTCAACTGGCTGGCCGTGATCACCTTGCTCACCATCGAGCTGGCCACAG GCATGCTGGAGAAGCTGACCGGCGCCATCGTGGACTCTGACGCTCTGAGCGGGGGCGGCGGCGAGGTCAAGATCCTCAAGTACATCACCGAGCCCTTCACCAACCTTGTGGTTCAG CTGGACAAGGATGTGTTGACACACTGGAGCGTTGGAGGCTGCAAGATGAACTCTACCACTCTCATCAAGACAAGCTGTGCCAAGAAGAGCGAAAACATTACTACTGATCTTTCAACGCTCACAACAACCACTACAACCACGGTGGCCACTATTGGCACTTCCACTGAAGCAAGTTATGTGAGCTGCCTGACAGAGCCAGACGGCACCTGCCACTTCCTCTTCTACGACACCTCCCTCACAGACATGCAAATTGGAATCATTCTCTTGATTGCCTCTCTGATCATCCTCTGCACAgctctcatcatcatcgtcaagaTCCTCAATTCCATGATGAAGG GCAAAATGGCCGTCATCATCAAGAAGACCATCAATGCTGAGGTTCCCTACATCCCCTGGATCACCGGCTACATCGCCATCCTGGTGGGAGCGTTCATGACCTTCATCGTCCAGTCGtcctccattttcacctccacacTCACTCCTCTCATCG GTATTGGCGTGATAACCATTGAGCGGTCTTACCCCCTCACGCTGGGCAGCAACATTggaaccaccaccactgcactgctTGCGTCCATGGCCGGCAGTGGATCCACCCTTGTTGATGCCATCCAG atTGCTTTGGTCCATCTCTTCTTCAACATCTTTGGAATTATGCTCTTCTACCCGATCCCATTCATGAGGTTCCCGATCCCTCTCGCCAAGAAGCTCGGAGAGACGACAGCAAAGTATCGCTGGTTCGCCGTCCTGTACTTGTTCGTCATGTTCTTCTTCCTGCCTGGATttgtcttcatcctttcccttg GCGGCCCGCTGGTCATGGGTATCGTGGGCATCCCTCTCATCGTGATCCTGGGACTTGCTGTCATCATCAACGTTATCCAAGCCAAGAAAAGGAGCATACTGCCAAAATTCCTGCAGACCTGGGACTGGCTGCCCAAACCCCTGCACTCCCTCCAGCCCTATGATGCttgctgcctctccctcccctgctgCAAGTCATGTCGCGAGGCAAACAATGATGACGACCTGAGCCAAGTTGAGGTGACCAAAGAAAACGCAGCCGACAACCCAGCCTTTGAGAGCACAGACACCAAGTTCTGA